In the genome of Oligoflexus sp., the window CCAGCGCCTGATACGCGCCGATCAGCAATTGTTGCCCCGTCTGTCCCCGGGCATAGAACGTACGGGAAACCTGGGCACCGCCGAACGATCGATTTGCGAGAGTGCCGCCGTATTCACGCGCGAAAGGAACACCCTGCGCCACGCACTGGTCGATGATGTTCACGCTGACTTCGGCCAGGCGATAGACGTTGGCTTCACGCGAGCGGAAGTCACCGCCTTTGATGGTGTCATAGAACAGGCGGTGCACCGAATCACCGTCGTTTTTATAGTTTTTCGCAGCGTTGATACCGCCCTGGGCGGCGATACTA includes:
- a CDS encoding FAD-binding protein, translating into MKLDSKIPSGPLAEKWSNHRFNMKLVNPANRRKYHVIVVGSGLAGAAAAATLAEMGYQVSCYCYQDSPRRAHSIAAQGGINAAKNYKNDGDSVHRLFYDTIKGGDFRSREANVYRLAEVSVNIIDQCVAQGVPFAREYGGTLANRSFGGAQVSRTFYARGQTGQQLLIGAYQAL